The following are encoded together in the uncultured Sphaerochaeta sp. genome:
- a CDS encoding sugar phosphate isomerase/epimerase family protein, which produces MKLSVAIAGKEAMPNAFVVFRGVKESIIKAHELGYDGVELALKRPDEVSKDELNQWLRENSLEVSAISSGQVFAARNLYFTDENQENRAELYKSFCGFIDLASDFGGLVNIGRTRGPIDGRDPAFAEELFLDMAYKVADHAEKRGVELILEPVNRYEIDFINNLDECSALLKKIDRKNFVMMPDVFHMNIEDDYIGESFIRNKEYVRYVHFADTNRHAPGDGHMDWDEIFSSLTSIGYDGWTTAEILPYPDPETAAKRTVSFLRGKYGKYYS; this is translated from the coding sequence ATGAAATTATCTGTAGCTATTGCCGGTAAAGAGGCAATGCCTAATGCATTTGTAGTGTTTCGTGGGGTAAAAGAGTCAATCATCAAGGCCCATGAACTTGGCTATGATGGGGTTGAACTTGCCCTCAAGCGTCCTGATGAAGTGTCAAAGGACGAATTGAACCAATGGTTGCGAGAGAACAGTCTGGAGGTTAGTGCAATTTCCAGTGGACAGGTCTTTGCGGCAAGAAATCTCTACTTCACCGATGAGAACCAGGAAAACCGAGCAGAACTGTACAAAAGTTTCTGCGGCTTCATTGACCTGGCCTCTGATTTTGGTGGATTGGTCAATATTGGAAGGACTCGTGGTCCTATCGATGGCCGTGACCCTGCCTTTGCAGAGGAACTTTTCCTCGATATGGCTTACAAGGTTGCTGACCATGCAGAAAAACGCGGTGTTGAGTTGATTCTTGAACCGGTGAACCGATATGAGATCGACTTCATCAACAACCTCGATGAGTGTTCAGCCCTGCTCAAGAAGATTGACCGGAAGAACTTTGTCATGATGCCTGATGTATTCCATATGAACATCGAGGATGACTATATTGGTGAGAGCTTCATCCGGAATAAGGAGTATGTGCGGTATGTACACTTTGCAGATACCAACCGGCATGCTCCTGGGGATGGGCACATGGATTGGGATGAGATTTTCTCTTCCCTCACCTCCATCGGATATGATGGATGGACCACAGCTGAAATCCTTCCATACCCCGATCCTGAGACGGCGGCAAAACGAACCGTCAGCTTCCTGAGGGGAAAATACGGCAAGTATTACTCCTAG
- a CDS encoding zinc ABC transporter substrate-binding protein, whose protein sequence is MRKYLFSLTIMLLAVLSISAQGVPEEVAASSASHPASIVASTSWTAAFADLGGLDDVAFIAPATLTHPPEYEITVSDVVKINHADYFIYAGYERMMQSMGNAIKKEAGTMVKITTTNDIENVKKQADAIASLMGTEAKSETRLASYIATIKEGAKQAEALGLTEAKVYCHAMQVYLAEDLGLQVAGTFGPGPVTAQQISEVSKGGYQIIIDNIHNPIAGPLMEVSPDTKLVVWRNFPESGGRGSLESMVQANIKALLQ, encoded by the coding sequence ATGAGAAAATATCTTTTCTCCCTGACCATCATGCTTTTGGCAGTACTTAGTATCTCTGCCCAAGGTGTCCCGGAAGAAGTAGCTGCATCCAGCGCTTCCCACCCCGCTTCCATCGTGGCAAGCACAAGCTGGACTGCCGCTTTTGCAGACCTTGGAGGACTCGATGATGTTGCCTTCATCGCCCCTGCCACCCTCACCCATCCCCCTGAGTATGAGATTACCGTCAGTGATGTGGTGAAGATCAACCATGCAGACTATTTCATCTACGCAGGCTATGAGAGGATGATGCAGAGCATGGGAAATGCCATCAAGAAAGAAGCAGGCACCATGGTGAAGATCACCACCACCAATGATATCGAGAACGTTAAGAAACAAGCAGATGCAATTGCCAGTCTCATGGGAACAGAAGCGAAAAGTGAAACACGTCTGGCCAGTTATATCGCAACTATCAAGGAAGGTGCAAAACAGGCTGAAGCGCTTGGACTGACAGAGGCAAAGGTCTACTGTCATGCAATGCAGGTCTATCTTGCCGAAGATCTGGGACTGCAGGTTGCAGGAACCTTCGGACCAGGTCCGGTTACTGCCCAACAGATCAGTGAGGTCTCGAAGGGTGGATATCAGATTATCATCGACAATATCCACAACCCCATTGCAGGACCATTGATGGAAGTATCCCCAGATACCAAGCTCGTTGTCTGGAGAAATTTCCCAGAAAGCGGGGGAAGAGGAAGCCTGGAGTCGATGGTACAGGCCAATATCAAGGCTCTGCTCCAGTAA
- a CDS encoding iron chelate uptake ABC transporter family permease subunit, with amino-acid sequence MSDFFYALTLPPVMKGLLAMAIAGLCFPASGVMVLRLDLVPMRYMLMHGVILGGAISLALSLPILPLSIALNILLVLAMMRLAKDTRHGFGLASAAGMVFTMAAASIVMHLWDVPAKDTLQLLWGSPFALAWADIVVLIGIALILAIYLLTNFRTVSAIFFDQEIAQSLGMPVKAHYTAMVLVIALVIAFAMKLLGALLIDALLILPVLVAGKRAESLRQLLLYSCLTGLFVSTFGFLAAIATDLPPSGTIALLSALLFIIPTTHKRGLHS; translated from the coding sequence ATGAGTGATTTTTTCTACGCTCTCACCCTACCTCCGGTAATGAAAGGATTGCTTGCCATGGCCATTGCAGGGCTCTGTTTTCCAGCTAGTGGGGTCATGGTTCTCCGCCTTGACCTAGTACCGATGCGCTATATGCTGATGCACGGGGTTATCCTTGGGGGAGCCATCTCCCTGGCGCTCTCTCTGCCAATACTACCGCTCAGTATTGCCCTGAATATTCTCTTGGTTTTGGCTATGATGCGACTGGCTAAGGATACCCGTCATGGGTTCGGCCTTGCCAGTGCTGCTGGTATGGTCTTTACCATGGCAGCAGCTTCCATAGTGATGCATTTGTGGGACGTTCCTGCAAAGGATACATTACAACTGCTCTGGGGAAGTCCGTTTGCGCTTGCTTGGGCAGATATCGTGGTATTGATCGGCATCGCCCTCATTTTGGCCATTTATCTGCTTACAAACTTCAGGACGGTAAGCGCCATCTTCTTCGATCAGGAAATTGCTCAGTCCCTGGGAATGCCGGTAAAGGCACACTACACTGCCATGGTACTGGTCATTGCCTTGGTGATCGCATTTGCCATGAAACTACTTGGGGCATTGCTCATTGATGCACTGCTCATCCTTCCCGTCCTCGTTGCAGGAAAGCGTGCTGAGAGTCTCAGACAACTGCTACTGTACTCCTGCCTTACAGGACTATTCGTCTCTACCTTTGGGTTTTTGGCTGCTATTGCAACAGACTTACCACCGAGTGGAACAATTGCATTGCTCTCGGCTTTGCTTTTTATCATACCGACAACACATAAGAGAGGATTACATTCATGA
- a CDS encoding DUF1893 domain-containing protein gives MERYTQPLSDNHTLEVYNHDQLIFSENGHWLTPLFAFERFLETYTGERDCLSAHDTAAGKAAALLMARFGIQRAHINLISELAIEYYQQHGITVSYEKRIERLQCKTEELLGEMHDQEQMYRLLRKRAKLVRGVSVRVKDLSFSYPERPPILEDLSFHLEEGERLLILGDNGMGKTTLLSLLMGKIKPTKGTILIGEDEVAHLEKRTIGYIRQQQQEQQFPVSAREVVAMACDPTFTREERQWEIDTALRRTKIEHLAERNFFTLSGGERQKVSLSRTLCQKARLLLLDEPTSFLDAKSRSTLVEVLQSLTVGEMPTIIIVTHDKALEKDLGWPTLHLGGAYE, from the coding sequence TTGGAACGATATACACAGCCGCTATCAGACAACCATACTCTGGAAGTCTATAATCATGATCAACTCATTTTCTCAGAAAATGGGCACTGGCTTACCCCACTCTTTGCGTTTGAACGATTTCTTGAAACCTATACAGGAGAGAGGGATTGTCTCAGTGCACATGACACGGCTGCAGGGAAAGCCGCGGCCTTGCTGATGGCCCGCTTTGGGATACAGCGTGCCCATATCAATCTGATCAGTGAACTTGCCATCGAATATTATCAGCAGCATGGAATTACCGTCTCCTATGAAAAACGCATAGAACGACTACAATGCAAGACCGAGGAGTTGCTCGGGGAGATGCATGATCAGGAGCAGATGTATAGGCTTCTGAGAAAGCGTGCAAAACTGGTACGAGGAGTCTCTGTACGTGTAAAGGACCTCTCTTTCTCCTACCCAGAGCGTCCGCCTATCCTGGAAGACCTCTCCTTCCATCTTGAGGAAGGGGAGAGACTCCTCATCCTAGGGGACAACGGTATGGGAAAAACTACACTGCTCTCCCTCTTGATGGGGAAAATCAAACCCACCAAGGGAACGATTCTTATCGGGGAAGACGAGGTAGCCCACCTGGAAAAAAGAACAATCGGGTACATCAGGCAACAACAACAAGAGCAGCAGTTCCCAGTCTCAGCCCGTGAAGTGGTAGCTATGGCATGCGACCCCACATTCACAAGGGAAGAGAGGCAGTGGGAGATTGACACTGCCCTAAGAAGAACAAAGATAGAACATCTTGCTGAGAGGAATTTTTTTACACTTAGCGGAGGAGAAAGGCAAAAAGTCTCTCTCTCGAGGACGCTCTGCCAGAAAGCAAGATTGCTCCTCCTTGATGAACCCACCTCTTTCCTCGATGCAAAAAGCCGTTCAACACTTGTAGAAGTACTCCAAAGCCTTACGGTGGGGGAGATGCCGACCATTATCATTGTCACCCATGACAAGGCCTTGGAAAAGGATTTGGGATGGCCGACTCTCCACCTAGGGGGTGCATATGAGTGA
- a CDS encoding DUF3842 family protein — MKQNVQLVVIDGQGGSLGKALVASIKKTFNQVEVLAIGTNSLAASSMLKSGADAIATGENPVIVACRNADLIVGPLGILTADALHGEITPAMAVAIAQSKAHKILVPISKCNVTIVGIQEAPLSMMIDFTLEEVRRFLDSTMPSR, encoded by the coding sequence ATGAAACAGAACGTACAGCTCGTTGTCATTGACGGTCAAGGTGGAAGCTTGGGAAAAGCGCTTGTTGCATCTATCAAGAAAACATTCAACCAGGTTGAAGTACTGGCAATCGGGACCAATAGTCTGGCAGCTAGTTCCATGCTCAAAAGTGGGGCTGATGCAATTGCAACCGGTGAGAATCCCGTCATTGTGGCATGCAGAAATGCTGACCTCATCGTAGGCCCCCTGGGAATCCTTACAGCTGACGCACTCCATGGGGAGATTACTCCAGCAATGGCTGTGGCAATCGCCCAGAGCAAGGCTCACAAGATTCTCGTTCCCATAAGCAAATGTAATGTGACAATTGTAGGTATACAGGAGGCCCCCCTGTCCATGATGATTGACTTCACGTTGGAGGAAGTCAGGCGTTTCCTTGACAGTACTATGCCTAGTAGGTAA
- a CDS encoding FadR/GntR family transcriptional regulator, which translates to MPEVDCLADLFASRYDSPMQSLKKERVSIMVTDAIKEIINVENLKPGDKLYSEKELVKKLEVSRSSIREALRMLEVSGVVKVYQGKGVFISDPSEQLHPVKSWVVENAEALREHFEVRLLIEPHAASLACRFAEQKDLEALQSCYATFVEKVKTGDVIESISSDSAFHLAVAKATKNRTLAVLMRTMDQTLNEGWYASLHAPGRLESSIEEHGRLLQAILNHDQEEASQAMEDHLRNALKDIQHYFGTL; encoded by the coding sequence ATGCCAGAGGTAGATTGTCTTGCAGATTTATTCGCTTCACGATACGATAGCCCCATGCAGTCCCTGAAAAAAGAACGTGTGTCGATCATGGTTACCGATGCAATTAAAGAGATTATCAACGTGGAGAACCTCAAACCTGGGGATAAGCTCTACAGTGAAAAAGAGCTCGTAAAAAAGCTTGAGGTAAGTCGCTCTTCAATTCGTGAAGCATTGAGGATGCTTGAAGTATCTGGAGTGGTGAAGGTATATCAGGGAAAAGGAGTGTTTATCAGTGATCCTTCCGAGCAATTACACCCGGTGAAGAGCTGGGTAGTGGAGAATGCAGAGGCACTGAGGGAACACTTCGAGGTAAGGCTTTTAATCGAGCCTCATGCAGCATCTCTTGCATGTCGATTTGCTGAACAAAAAGATTTGGAAGCACTTCAATCTTGTTATGCTACATTTGTTGAAAAAGTAAAAACCGGGGATGTTATTGAATCCATAAGCAGTGACAGTGCCTTTCACCTTGCAGTTGCTAAGGCAACCAAGAATCGGACATTGGCTGTCTTGATGAGGACGATGGATCAAACGCTTAATGAAGGTTGGTATGCCAGTCTTCATGCCCCTGGGCGTCTGGAATCATCCATTGAAGAACACGGGCGTTTGCTTCAGGCAATCCTCAATCATGACCAAGAAGAAGCCTCTCAGGCAATGGAAGACCACCTGAGAAATGCCTTGAAGGATATCCAGCATTATTTCGGAACTCTCTAA
- a CDS encoding MBL fold metallo-hydrolase, translated as MSIEITTLIENTQGEHTGLITEHGLSFLIETEQTSVLFDTGRSNAFLKNAKLLRKQLDSVDHVVLSHGHYDHSGGFQSFVQSRVDRAFTLHTGQGFFAEKWARFNASYQYLGNDFDQEYIKEQGITHTVISKKTEIATGVWALTHFKRNHAVETIHPRFVLREQAGWIEDRFDDEVLLVVETGEGLVMLVGCSHPGILNMLDSVQQAFNKPVYALLGGTHLVEADSSRTARSIQVFQEKGIEVLGINHCSGSEAIKLVTEHSSIHFHNGTGSCLIL; from the coding sequence ATGTCCATTGAAATCACCACCCTTATTGAGAATACCCAAGGAGAGCATACCGGCTTGATCACCGAGCATGGGCTCTCTTTTTTAATTGAAACGGAACAAACAAGCGTCCTCTTTGATACAGGACGCAGTAATGCTTTTCTTAAAAATGCCAAACTGTTAAGAAAACAATTGGATAGCGTAGATCATGTGGTACTTAGCCATGGTCACTATGACCATAGTGGTGGGTTCCAATCATTTGTCCAATCACGGGTAGACAGAGCCTTTACCCTCCATACAGGACAGGGGTTCTTCGCAGAAAAGTGGGCACGGTTCAATGCCTCATACCAGTACCTTGGCAATGATTTTGACCAGGAATACATCAAGGAACAGGGGATCACACATACTGTTATTTCCAAGAAGACCGAGATTGCTACAGGTGTATGGGCGCTTACCCATTTCAAACGAAATCATGCAGTGGAGACTATTCATCCACGATTTGTTCTCAGGGAACAAGCAGGTTGGATTGAAGACCGCTTTGATGATGAGGTGCTATTGGTAGTTGAGACTGGAGAGGGGCTTGTCATGCTGGTGGGCTGCTCCCACCCAGGGATCCTGAACATGCTGGACTCGGTGCAACAAGCCTTCAACAAGCCGGTCTATGCACTCCTGGGAGGGACACACTTGGTCGAGGCAGATAGTTCAAGGACTGCTCGAAGCATTCAGGTCTTCCAGGAGAAGGGAATTGAGGTACTGGGTATCAACCACTGTTCTGGGTCAGAGGCTATCAAGCTAGTTACCGAGCATTCATCAATTCATTTCCATAATGGTACAGGTTCTTGCCTTATCCTGTAA
- a CDS encoding GntP family permease: MAGWYLFLVIIVAVVGMVLLISRFKWHPFIVLLLAGYFVGILGGMSVDDLINTLTSGFGSILGSIGIVIIAGTIIGTILEKTGAALTMANSILGLVGKKRAPLTMSLTGYIVSIPVFCDSGFVILSPINRALAAKSGVSLAVMATCLSSGLYATHCLVPPTPGPIIMAGTLNADLGLVILVGLLVSIPVMLVGYLYALKISSKFDIPANPEVSLEELVEKYGKLPNAMRSFAPILLPIILIALKSVADFPSAPFGEGGAKAFFDFIGNPVTALIFGVGLAVTLIPKKEGKGTAFSWISDGIHSSASILAITGAGGAFGAVLKTLPIAEVLSGSLMQLNAGLLIPFIIAALLKSAMGASTVAMIVTSAMLAPLMSQLGWTSEIAKVLALLSIGAGSMTVSHANDSYFWVVSQFSDMDTATAYKTQTGVTLVQGVTTITILMIIGLFVL; this comes from the coding sequence ATGGCAGGATGGTATTTATTTCTGGTCATTATTGTCGCAGTTGTAGGAATGGTGCTTCTGATTTCACGGTTCAAGTGGCATCCATTCATTGTTCTGTTGCTTGCGGGATACTTTGTTGGGATACTGGGAGGAATGTCTGTTGATGACTTGATCAACACGCTCACCAGTGGTTTTGGCTCAATCCTGGGCAGCATCGGTATTGTCATCATTGCTGGTACCATTATCGGTACAATTCTGGAAAAGACCGGTGCAGCACTGACGATGGCAAATTCAATTTTGGGACTGGTAGGAAAGAAACGAGCTCCCTTGACCATGAGTCTGACCGGTTACATTGTCAGTATCCCGGTCTTCTGTGACTCGGGCTTTGTAATCCTTTCCCCCATTAACCGCGCACTTGCGGCAAAAAGTGGAGTCTCCCTGGCCGTAATGGCAACCTGTTTGAGTTCTGGTCTCTATGCAACCCACTGTCTTGTGCCACCAACCCCGGGACCAATTATCATGGCAGGCACGTTGAATGCGGATTTGGGCTTGGTTATTCTGGTAGGATTGCTGGTTTCCATTCCTGTAATGTTGGTTGGCTACCTTTATGCACTAAAGATTTCCAGTAAGTTCGATATTCCTGCGAACCCAGAGGTTTCTCTGGAAGAGTTGGTTGAGAAGTACGGAAAGCTCCCCAATGCCATGCGTTCCTTTGCTCCCATTCTTCTCCCCATCATCCTCATTGCTCTCAAATCTGTTGCAGATTTCCCATCGGCACCATTTGGAGAGGGAGGCGCAAAGGCTTTCTTTGACTTCATTGGCAACCCGGTAACCGCTCTCATTTTTGGTGTCGGCCTTGCGGTCACCTTAATTCCCAAGAAAGAGGGGAAGGGAACTGCTTTCTCCTGGATCAGTGATGGTATCCATAGTTCAGCCAGCATCCTGGCAATAACTGGTGCAGGTGGTGCTTTCGGTGCCGTTTTGAAGACCCTTCCGATTGCAGAAGTGCTCTCAGGGAGCTTGATGCAATTGAATGCAGGTCTTCTCATTCCGTTCATCATTGCAGCACTCCTCAAGAGCGCCATGGGTGCATCCACTGTTGCCATGATTGTTACAAGTGCCATGCTCGCTCCATTGATGAGCCAGCTTGGATGGACCAGTGAGATTGCAAAGGTGTTGGCTCTGCTGTCAATCGGAGCAGGTTCCATGACTGTTTCCCATGCAAACGACAGTTACTTCTGGGTTGTGTCGCAGTTTTCCGATATGGACACGGCAACGGCATATAAGACCCAAACCGGTGTGACCTTGGTGCAGGGTGTGACGACCATCACTATCCTGATGATCATCGGACTCTTTGTCCTTTAA
- a CDS encoding tetratricopeptide repeat protein has translation MDPIKWYYQRRMLNAMVQNKWEEAEGFTHKLINHEGPSMGLHYNLALIALGSGDKDKAYDVLVKAVLRYGESLRLCRLLGDIAYLSGKGEEAMHWYASALADEPNEKEEYLIKLRLELLSSEKNYTKALDACALLPDAEKLLVSDPEDARSLYERIVSDDPSQAEAWNNLGCLALDHFNDKRSAIEFFTRTLELVDHQGAAKNLARARKA, from the coding sequence ATGGATCCGATCAAATGGTATTATCAGCGAAGGATGCTAAATGCAATGGTACAGAACAAGTGGGAGGAGGCTGAGGGCTTCACTCATAAGCTCATAAACCATGAGGGTCCCTCCATGGGGTTGCATTACAACCTTGCCTTGATAGCACTTGGCTCGGGGGACAAGGATAAGGCCTATGATGTTCTGGTAAAGGCTGTCCTGCGCTACGGAGAGAGCTTGCGATTGTGCCGTTTGCTAGGAGATATCGCCTACCTTTCCGGGAAAGGGGAGGAGGCAATGCACTGGTATGCATCTGCCTTGGCCGATGAACCAAATGAGAAAGAGGAGTACCTGATAAAGCTCCGCTTGGAGTTGCTTTCCTCAGAAAAAAACTATACCAAGGCTTTAGATGCATGTGCTCTTCTTCCTGATGCTGAAAAACTTTTAGTTTCTGATCCTGAAGATGCACGTTCATTATATGAACGTATCGTATCGGATGATCCTTCTCAGGCAGAGGCTTGGAACAATCTTGGATGCCTGGCACTTGATCACTTCAATGACAAGAGGTCAGCAATTGAGTTCTTCACAAGAACATTGGAGCTGGTTGATCATCAAGGAGCAGCCAAGAATCTGGCACGTGCCCGGAAAGCCTAA
- a CDS encoding RlmE family RNA methyltransferase: MATSRRDRADSYTKRAHKEGYPARSVYKLEELQQHFNLVKSGDSVLDVGAAPGSWTLYTHRNLIKGKGSIIAVDLNPLNLNPVPPTVTAYVGDAFSKDIREILVQHGPYNAIISDAAPMTMGNRSVDTARSENLAEQVIYLAKDHLKSHGNLVVKIFQGGGQVELLQLMRTLFNKVKPYKPKACRDDSFEIYLVGLDRKDS, from the coding sequence ATGGCAACAAGCAGAAGGGACCGTGCAGACTCCTATACAAAACGAGCACACAAGGAAGGCTATCCAGCTCGCTCCGTCTATAAACTGGAAGAGCTACAACAACATTTCAATCTGGTGAAGAGTGGGGACTCCGTCTTGGATGTCGGAGCAGCTCCCGGATCGTGGACACTCTATACACACAGAAACCTCATCAAGGGAAAAGGAAGCATCATAGCTGTTGACCTAAATCCCTTGAACCTGAATCCAGTACCTCCAACGGTCACTGCCTATGTAGGCGATGCATTCTCGAAGGATATCAGAGAAATCTTGGTGCAACATGGTCCGTATAATGCAATCATCAGCGATGCAGCTCCTATGACGATGGGAAACAGAAGTGTCGATACGGCCAGGAGTGAGAACCTTGCAGAACAGGTCATCTATCTTGCCAAGGACCATCTGAAGTCCCACGGGAATCTTGTGGTGAAGATCTTTCAGGGGGGAGGACAGGTTGAACTCCTGCAACTGATGAGAACTCTCTTCAATAAAGTAAAACCCTACAAGCCGAAGGCCTGTAGGGATGACTCATTTGAGATTTATCTGGTGGGGTTGGACAGGAAGGATTCCTGA
- a CDS encoding rhomboid family intramembrane serine protease, with protein MKKSTILNRRFRDTTYKNVTLKLVIINVLVYLVTSMVYPRLTYYLAMIPSLVLGGYLWQPFTYMFVHGGFSHLLFNMLSLFIFGSMVERRIGSKEFLLFYLLTGLFSGIVSFFSYYLAGTNVILVGASGAIYGVLLMFAVFYPYSVIFVFGLIPIRAPILVILYALIELSSHVFGAGGNVAHLTHLSGLIFGYLYCRIRMRINPLEVFRRTL; from the coding sequence ATGAAAAAGAGCACTATTTTGAACCGGAGATTCCGGGATACTACCTATAAAAATGTTACACTCAAGTTGGTTATCATCAACGTCTTGGTGTATCTCGTCACATCGATGGTCTATCCGAGGCTTACCTACTATCTTGCAATGATTCCTTCCTTGGTTTTAGGAGGATATCTCTGGCAACCCTTCACCTATATGTTTGTGCATGGAGGGTTCAGTCATCTACTATTCAACATGCTGAGCCTTTTCATCTTTGGTTCGATGGTTGAGCGTAGGATAGGGAGCAAGGAGTTCCTCCTGTTCTATCTCCTGACTGGTCTGTTTAGTGGCATTGTCAGTTTCTTCAGTTACTATCTTGCCGGAACAAATGTCATCCTTGTGGGTGCATCGGGAGCTATCTACGGAGTGCTCTTGATGTTCGCAGTCTTCTATCCTTACTCGGTAATCTTCGTCTTTGGACTCATCCCCATCAGAGCCCCGATTCTGGTTATCTTGTATGCTCTTATTGAGCTTTCCAGCCATGTATTTGGAGCTGGGGGAAATGTGGCGCACCTTACCCATCTCAGTGGCTTGATTTTCGGGTACCTGTACTGCAGGATCCGTATGAGGATCAATCCTCTGGAAGTGTTCAGGCGGACACTCTAG
- a CDS encoding adenosine deaminase, whose translation MVTKEIIKQVPKVELHDHLDGGLRIQTIISLAKTQGITLPTEDPEELHQWFVRGGKQKSLSLYLESFALTTKVMQNSAALHRVAFEAVEDLAAENVCYAEIRFAPILHIEGGLSLEEAVQAVLDGLQQGTRKTGMPTGLILCAMRNQSPSVSKSIAELAVAFADRGVVGFDLAGDEIGYPAKKHLDAFQFIRSKNFNITIHAGEAFGVESIWQAVQLCGAHRIGHGVRLVEDMGIEGTRIEKMGSLAAFILDRRIPMEMCLTSNVGTGAVKDYDSHPFPILFRNKFRVFLCSDNRLMSDTTVTKEMELAVQYYNLTIRDLEKITINAMKSAFIHHDQKLSIIYDVIKQQYAEIRQKYDLQD comes from the coding sequence ATGGTAACAAAGGAAATCATTAAACAAGTCCCTAAAGTAGAACTCCATGACCACCTTGATGGAGGGTTGAGAATCCAGACCATTATCAGCCTAGCAAAAACACAAGGCATTACCCTTCCCACTGAGGACCCAGAAGAACTCCACCAGTGGTTCGTCAGGGGAGGCAAACAGAAAAGCCTCTCTCTGTACCTTGAATCTTTTGCCTTAACCACCAAGGTTATGCAAAACAGTGCAGCATTACACCGTGTTGCCTTTGAGGCTGTAGAAGATCTCGCTGCTGAGAACGTGTGCTATGCAGAGATCCGGTTTGCTCCAATCCTTCATATAGAGGGAGGACTGTCCTTGGAAGAAGCGGTGCAAGCTGTGCTTGACGGCCTACAACAAGGAACACGAAAAACGGGAATGCCCACTGGACTGATTCTTTGCGCCATGCGCAACCAATCACCGAGTGTCAGCAAGAGCATTGCAGAACTTGCTGTTGCCTTCGCCGATCGTGGTGTCGTTGGATTCGACCTTGCCGGTGATGAGATTGGGTACCCTGCCAAGAAACATCTTGACGCATTCCAATTCATCAGAAGCAAGAACTTCAATATAACCATCCATGCAGGGGAAGCCTTTGGGGTAGAGTCCATCTGGCAAGCTGTGCAACTGTGTGGGGCTCATCGCATCGGGCATGGCGTACGTTTGGTGGAGGACATGGGGATTGAAGGAACAAGAATCGAGAAAATGGGTTCTCTTGCAGCCTTCATCCTTGACCGGAGAATCCCGATGGAGATGTGTCTTACCAGCAATGTTGGAACAGGGGCTGTGAAGGATTATGACAGCCACCCCTTCCCCATCCTCTTCAGAAACAAGTTCAGGGTTTTCCTTTGCAGTGATAACCGTTTGATGAGTGACACTACGGTAACCAAGGAGATGGAGCTTGCGGTCCAATACTACAACCTGACCATCCGGGATCTTGAAAAGATCACAATCAATGCTATGAAGTCCGCTTTCATCCATCATGACCAGAAACTCTCAATCATCTATGATGTGATCAAGCAACAATATGCCGAAATTCGCCAAAAGTACGATCTTCAGGACTAG
- a CDS encoding ankyrin repeat domain-containing protein, giving the protein MSKREETLNKKLLAASVSATKVKEVKSLLEQGADIHTQNEWGLTPIMLASQYNSSVNVLKALLEAGADIQEAEPKYRSNALHLAANKSTSPKIIEELLKAGADLNARNYLGETALIMAVNTNTETRVVTALLKAGADINARDYQGHSVLEYAKAAKRTYIINQLKKMGAN; this is encoded by the coding sequence ATGTCAAAACGAGAAGAGACTCTGAACAAAAAATTGCTGGCGGCATCAGTTTCTGCTACCAAAGTGAAGGAAGTGAAAAGTCTACTTGAGCAGGGTGCAGACATTCATACCCAGAATGAGTGGGGTCTTACTCCTATTATGCTGGCTTCTCAGTACAATTCATCAGTGAATGTACTGAAGGCATTATTGGAAGCAGGGGCAGATATTCAGGAGGCTGAGCCCAAGTATCGCTCGAATGCACTTCACCTTGCAGCCAACAAGAGCACCAGTCCGAAGATCATTGAAGAATTGCTGAAAGCCGGAGCTGACTTGAATGCGCGAAACTATCTTGGCGAGACTGCCTTGATCATGGCGGTAAACACCAATACTGAGACCCGTGTAGTAACAGCCTTGTTGAAAGCCGGTGCTGATATCAATGCCCGTGACTACCAAGGGCACTCTGTGCTTGAATATGCCAAGGCAGCAAAACGCACCTACATTATCAACCAGTTGAAGAAGATGGGTGCCAACTAA